One Vallitalea pronyensis genomic region harbors:
- a CDS encoding glycosyl hydrolase produces MKKMRVMMTLFLSMMIIINGCTTSLTAMAASHVESGKTLLLIGQTFQQEYEDYINGIGTAPAGSSHYAEIYTGTINQGDDGKFFDDSAPYLHWVSQHYPQATALIAISIKDNPMSGGYGALTDDNPSCVYHATRDIAYTTKWDDNIIKLANKFKQYPNITFFVRIGYEVNLLMMANASGQKFTDVLDKYNALGINIFDDIALADPADIDVKAYHDAYNKMARMVRDEQGASNVKFVYHPVRGFGEVKALYPGDTYVDYIGFSTFNHDLSVGTDEPNEFVRTIGYDGSRLDSNLEQSLTWASAKKPIIIAEAAYQKAPPEWASAVGSSHSHAFLEYLDRLFEVIEQYDIRALTYINSDWIAHHWPSHWGDSRVEAFPDVKAYWMDNVINNPRYVHDGTVSPTPSGNLIGPYTNGETKSVDVTLTTSGMYSLDVTGDTGVVSQLISGTLGTSDGGMAALNEGTVSSIYFHGIQPGTMPLTLTSKSDHVALAKVTLFDPNNQEVILE; encoded by the coding sequence ATGAAAAAAATGCGCGTCATGATGACTTTGTTTCTAAGTATGATGATCATCATCAATGGGTGCACAACTTCTTTGACAGCTATGGCGGCTTCTCATGTTGAAAGCGGAAAAACCTTATTACTCATCGGTCAGACGTTCCAACAGGAATATGAGGATTATATCAATGGTATCGGTACGGCACCGGCTGGCTCCTCTCACTATGCAGAAATCTATACAGGTACCATTAATCAAGGAGATGATGGCAAATTTTTTGATGATTCTGCCCCATACTTGCATTGGGTCAGCCAGCATTATCCTCAAGCAACAGCCCTTATTGCCATCAGTATTAAAGATAATCCCATGTCAGGGGGTTATGGGGCTTTAACAGATGATAATCCAAGCTGCGTCTACCATGCCACAAGAGACATTGCTTATACCACAAAATGGGATGACAACATCATCAAGTTAGCCAATAAATTCAAACAGTACCCCAATATTACTTTTTTTGTCAGGATTGGGTATGAAGTAAATCTATTAATGATGGCTAATGCAAGTGGACAGAAATTCACGGATGTACTGGATAAATACAATGCTTTAGGTATTAACATATTTGATGATATAGCATTAGCTGACCCAGCGGATATTGATGTGAAAGCCTATCATGATGCCTATAATAAAATGGCTAGAATGGTCAGAGATGAACAAGGGGCATCCAATGTGAAATTTGTCTACCATCCTGTTAGAGGTTTTGGGGAAGTAAAAGCCTTATACCCTGGCGATACTTACGTGGATTATATTGGATTTTCTACCTTTAATCATGATTTATCAGTGGGTACAGATGAGCCCAATGAATTTGTTAGAACAATCGGTTATGATGGTTCAAGGCTCGATAGCAATTTGGAGCAAAGTTTAACTTGGGCTTCAGCCAAGAAACCCATTATCATAGCAGAAGCAGCCTATCAAAAAGCACCACCTGAGTGGGCAAGTGCAGTAGGATCCAGTCATAGCCATGCATTTTTAGAGTACTTGGATAGATTGTTTGAGGTGATTGAGCAATACGATATCAGAGCCTTAACTTATATTAACTCCGATTGGATTGCTCATCATTGGCCCAGTCACTGGGGGGATTCAAGAGTAGAAGCTTTTCCAGATGTAAAAGCCTATTGGATGGATAACGTGATTAACAACCCTCGCTATGTGCATGATGGGACTGTATCGCCTACGCCAAGCGGCAATCTTATAGGTCCATACACCAATGGTGAAACAAAATCTGTAGATGTGACATTGACCACATCGGGTATGTATAGTCTAGATGTAACAGGTGATACAGGTGTTGTCAGCCAACTCATTTCTGGAACATTAGGAACCAGTGATGGTGGTATGGCAGCGCTTAATGAGGGGACAGTTTCGTCTATTTATTTTCATGGCATACAACCGGGTACAATGCCTTTAACCCTCACATCAAAAAGTGATCATGTGGCATTGGCTAAGGTCACGTTATTTGACCCCAATAATCAGGAAGTTATACTGGAATAA
- a CDS encoding extracellular solute-binding protein, with translation MKRIVMLLLVLVCLLSACTRDSGKKDMETGSEHADKGSSNGSENNDENDSVNPDEPGWKQDTSPVALDWYVHASWYTGEWGKSLVSKYITEKTGVDVNLVIPSGNENEMLNTLIASNNLPDIISIGFWEQNAKVLMESDMVHALNDLADTYDPYFFKVTADGSSAWYTYPDGNLYCYPNESYSPDQMTDDVLLKANQTFVVRKDIYEAIGEPDMRTPEGFLNGLQLAKDYAADQGLTILPFCFQGIGDMGSYAFESYIQNFLAIPFEEDGQLVDRFTHPEYIRWMKTFRQAFEKELITLEPFIDTAAQVEETINNAGYFAMLREWTSLEVANGLIHDQDPNRIYIAIDGPSNANLDKPLLYPGGVAGWMLTMISKNCENPDRAIRFLTYLISEEGQQDFFLGKKGETWDTIDGRDQLLPDMIDLLQKDYTKFTNDIGAVDTYWLMRNPVIVNKWRPEYPDYIKQMIEWTRDKVDTTQGLYDSIDPPADIDEGIMLQKIKRLWGRVLPELIMAESDEEFDTIWAEFIAERDALGFETVQAYRQMQLNDNKAKLNQ, from the coding sequence ATGAAACGAATCGTGATGTTGTTATTGGTACTGGTATGTTTATTATCAGCATGTACCAGGGATTCTGGAAAGAAAGACATGGAGACAGGGTCGGAGCATGCTGATAAGGGTTCGTCTAATGGCTCAGAGAACAACGATGAGAATGATTCAGTGAATCCAGATGAACCGGGCTGGAAACAGGATACGTCACCTGTGGCGCTTGATTGGTATGTGCATGCGTCTTGGTATACAGGTGAATGGGGGAAAAGTCTTGTATCCAAGTACATTACAGAGAAAACAGGGGTGGATGTTAATCTGGTTATTCCATCAGGGAATGAAAATGAGATGCTGAATACACTCATTGCTTCCAACAACTTACCGGACATTATATCTATTGGGTTCTGGGAGCAAAATGCCAAAGTGTTAATGGAAAGTGATATGGTCCATGCTCTCAATGATTTAGCCGATACCTATGACCCCTACTTTTTCAAAGTAACAGCAGATGGCAGCTCAGCATGGTATACGTACCCAGATGGCAACTTGTATTGTTATCCTAATGAATCTTATTCTCCAGATCAAATGACCGATGATGTTCTCCTAAAAGCCAATCAAACATTTGTTGTAAGAAAAGACATCTACGAAGCTATCGGTGAGCCAGATATGCGTACACCAGAAGGCTTCTTGAACGGTTTGCAGCTGGCAAAAGATTATGCAGCAGATCAAGGACTGACCATACTGCCTTTCTGTTTTCAAGGTATTGGTGATATGGGAAGTTATGCTTTTGAATCCTATATTCAGAACTTCCTAGCCATACCCTTTGAAGAAGATGGTCAATTGGTGGATCGCTTCACCCATCCAGAGTACATTAGGTGGATGAAAACCTTTAGGCAGGCCTTTGAAAAAGAACTGATTACCCTTGAGCCGTTTATTGATACTGCTGCACAGGTTGAGGAAACCATTAACAATGCAGGTTATTTTGCCATGCTGCGTGAATGGACATCGCTGGAAGTTGCCAATGGTCTTATCCACGACCAAGATCCTAATCGTATCTATATTGCCATTGATGGACCATCCAATGCCAATCTGGATAAACCGCTACTCTACCCAGGAGGTGTGGCAGGATGGATGTTAACCATGATCAGTAAAAATTGTGAAAACCCTGATCGAGCTATTCGTTTCTTAACGTACTTGATTAGCGAAGAGGGACAGCAAGATTTCTTCTTAGGCAAAAAAGGTGAAACATGGGATACCATTGATGGTAGAGACCAACTGCTTCCTGACATGATTGATTTACTACAGAAGGACTATACGAAATTTACCAATGACATTGGTGCAGTGGATACCTATTGGTTAATGCGAAATCCGGTCATTGTTAATAAATGGCGTCCTGAGTATCCCGATTACATCAAACAAATGATTGAATGGACCAGAGACAAAGTGGATACAACACAAGGTTTATATGACTCCATTGATCCACCAGCTGATATTGATGAAGGTATTATGCTTCAAAAAATCAAACGTTTATGGGGCAGGGTATTACCTGAGCTCATCATGGCAGAATCTGATGAAGAATTTGATACCATTTGGGCAGAATTTATAGCTGAAAGAGATGCTCTAGGATTTGAAACGGTGCAGGCTTATCGACAAATGCAGTTAAATGACAATAAAGCCAAGCTCAACCAGTAA
- a CDS encoding response regulator transcription factor: protein MLQLLIADDNSVIRKGIINLLNQYDMVFDAIYECANGKEALALLDQHAIDLVITDIQMPVMDGIDLIQEAHKKHPQAKFIVLTMYEDFNYAKDSMNYGAIAYLVKPIGGPVFYDTIHGVLSAIKQEKAIQKQHKEDALKLLFLSHQHNKKVMQKKLKAMDFKFYRKTFYIGVLIEVGMDRKDYTHEKDYAEVECCIHDLCESKEVDVFYFILNHEVVLFSSTHEGLLHICHRLSTSPDYFMSISQMCSKSIEMYTYYCQAREGLKYRYLFGTEGYVDSHDIRHLKSDGRVPLKRIGQLEQLIGTPNIHEIDEIIGDILLRETIIQHRIEYLEAVIQAVYAVLQKVAIQLPQSSDQDTRQLEKLESLYNFKDVKHYIKCLRAYISRVNQSLIMLKQLYKDKEIDAAIHFIQENYHKDITLAVVSNYVSLSYSYFSHAFKDMTGISFSEYLREVRVNRSVDYLGDTALKIGEIAVKVGFTTPKNYTRSFKAVMGISPVQYRQKLLMTKRVNQIDSIERVIQ, encoded by the coding sequence ATGTTACAGCTGCTGATTGCTGATGATAATAGCGTCATAAGGAAAGGTATTATTAATCTATTAAACCAATATGACATGGTCTTTGATGCCATCTATGAATGTGCCAATGGGAAAGAAGCCTTGGCCTTATTGGATCAACATGCCATTGATTTGGTCATTACGGATATACAGATGCCGGTTATGGATGGTATTGATTTAATTCAAGAAGCCCATAAAAAGCACCCTCAAGCCAAGTTCATTGTCTTAACCATGTATGAAGATTTTAATTATGCAAAGGATAGCATGAATTACGGTGCCATTGCCTATCTGGTTAAGCCTATTGGAGGGCCTGTGTTTTACGACACCATACATGGCGTGCTATCAGCAATCAAACAAGAAAAGGCCATCCAGAAGCAACATAAAGAAGATGCCTTAAAGCTTCTCTTCTTATCCCATCAACACAATAAAAAAGTCATGCAAAAAAAGTTGAAAGCCATGGATTTCAAGTTCTACCGTAAAACATTTTATATTGGTGTATTAATAGAGGTTGGTATGGATAGGAAGGATTATACCCATGAGAAAGATTATGCAGAAGTAGAATGCTGTATCCATGACTTATGTGAAAGCAAAGAGGTGGATGTGTTTTATTTCATACTGAACCATGAGGTTGTCTTGTTTTCCAGTACCCATGAAGGTTTATTGCATATCTGTCATCGTCTGTCTACATCACCGGACTATTTTATGTCCATTAGTCAGATGTGTTCAAAATCCATAGAGATGTACACCTATTACTGCCAGGCGAGAGAGGGTTTAAAATATCGGTATCTTTTTGGAACAGAAGGGTATGTGGACAGCCATGACATTCGCCATTTAAAGAGTGATGGTCGTGTTCCTTTGAAACGTATAGGGCAATTAGAACAATTAATCGGTACCCCAAACATACATGAAATAGATGAGATTATCGGGGATATTTTATTACGAGAAACCATCATTCAGCATCGAATAGAATACTTAGAGGCAGTCATTCAAGCCGTATATGCTGTGTTACAAAAAGTGGCCATACAGCTGCCTCAATCATCGGATCAAGATACACGTCAGCTAGAAAAGCTTGAATCCTTATACAACTTCAAGGATGTGAAGCATTATATCAAGTGTTTGAGAGCATACATAAGCCGGGTGAACCAATCCCTTATTATGCTGAAACAGCTTTATAAAGATAAAGAAATAGATGCAGCCATTCATTTTATACAAGAAAATTACCATAAGGATATTACCCTTGCAGTGGTATCCAATTATGTATCCTTAAGTTACTCCTATTTTTCCCATGCTTTTAAAGACATGACAGGTATTAGCTTTTCGGAATATTTACGGGAAGTAAGAGTGAATCGATCTGTTGATTATTTGGGGGATACAGCTTTAAAAATAGGCGAGATTGCCGTGAAGGTAGGCTTTACAACACCTAAAAATTATACGAGAAGTTTTAAAGCAGTGATGGGCATATCACCGGTTCAATATCGCCAGAAACTGCTGATGACAAAACGGGTCAACCAGATAGACTCCATAGAAAGGGTAATACAATGA
- a CDS encoding sensor histidine kinase → MRLKRVFQRLSISQKYMIIYISLFAIPIIVYARMTFMIAEKDQMDAFYKDNTEKMAEIHGQLLQKVAVCDRTAQLALSNNGFITFVSSNMTEDAHQLVNFKYGEYQEMQNIININPSIYNITFFINNPDIYEMWPLLLHRDKFPYPHDIEKIYKLDGMRTYAYDNSEKRPAMLMKEDTRRINLYRKIHLVDGFIEVSMLLVDFFESTLWHQSDTTSYYLIKDGQPIIVDENNAFFKKRLSLMPIISKASTAQSKGDHGKIELRVNQEAFYLLYRYMEPLDAYIYQISSIDSMMTILDKTGYSITVAVIIAIGVLIVITSIVTLLLTNKIRLLRASIRRVESGDLNVIIPVTGSDEVDEVAKHFNHMVVKIRDLIDKLIAKEVAVKDIEIKALQSQINSHFLHNVLESIRILAVLENNQEIAAATGSLGKLMRYSMNWEKQLATIKEEITLVESYIHLINLISDGTIVFKYQVENKLLDVKLSKMLIQPIVENAIKHGIQSIKKNGEVALHVITNPQKSCLQIIIMDNGKGMDQEELQNIRQYIVDVKGDKPTEEQHAIGLRNVDERIKYVYGEAYGIAIESEKSKGTKVTLSLPYKDSVGGW, encoded by the coding sequence ATGAGATTAAAGAGAGTCTTTCAGCGATTAAGTATATCCCAAAAATATATGATCATTTATATCAGTCTATTTGCTATACCGATTATTGTCTATGCACGTATGACGTTCATGATAGCAGAAAAGGATCAAATGGATGCTTTCTATAAAGACAATACAGAAAAGATGGCAGAAATACATGGTCAACTGTTGCAAAAAGTAGCGGTATGTGATCGAACAGCCCAATTAGCTCTTAGTAACAATGGGTTTATCACGTTTGTTTCCTCCAATATGACAGAAGATGCCCATCAATTGGTGAATTTCAAATATGGTGAGTATCAAGAAATGCAGAATATCATTAATATCAATCCCAGTATATACAACATTACTTTTTTTATCAATAATCCTGATATCTATGAGATGTGGCCCCTATTACTGCACAGGGATAAATTTCCTTATCCCCATGACATAGAGAAAATATACAAATTGGATGGTATGCGAACATATGCTTATGATAACAGTGAAAAGCGTCCAGCCATGCTCATGAAAGAGGATACAAGGCGTATTAATCTCTATAGAAAAATCCACCTTGTTGATGGCTTTATAGAGGTTAGTATGCTGCTGGTGGATTTTTTTGAAAGCACCTTATGGCATCAAAGTGATACCACATCTTATTATCTTATTAAAGATGGTCAACCCATTATTGTGGATGAGAACAACGCCTTTTTTAAAAAGCGACTATCCCTTATGCCCATTATTAGTAAAGCATCCACAGCTCAGTCAAAAGGCGACCATGGCAAGATTGAATTGCGGGTTAATCAAGAGGCGTTTTATTTGCTTTATCGCTACATGGAACCTCTTGATGCTTATATTTATCAAATATCCTCCATTGACTCCATGATGACGATATTGGATAAAACAGGTTATAGCATTACCGTGGCAGTTATCATTGCTATTGGTGTGTTAATTGTCATTACCAGTATTGTGACGCTGCTTCTGACCAATAAAATAAGACTATTAAGGGCCTCTATTCGTCGGGTAGAGTCAGGGGATTTGAATGTGATCATTCCCGTAACGGGTAGTGATGAAGTGGACGAAGTCGCCAAACACTTCAATCATATGGTTGTTAAAATACGGGATTTAATTGATAAACTAATAGCCAAAGAAGTCGCCGTCAAAGACATTGAAATCAAAGCGTTGCAATCACAGATTAATTCACATTTTCTACATAATGTTTTAGAGTCCATTCGCATCTTAGCAGTCTTAGAAAATAATCAAGAAATCGCTGCAGCAACCGGATCACTGGGGAAGCTCATGCGCTACTCCATGAATTGGGAAAAACAGCTGGCTACAATAAAAGAAGAAATCACATTGGTAGAAAGCTATATTCACTTGATTAATCTCATTTCAGATGGAACAATCGTCTTCAAGTATCAGGTAGAAAACAAGTTGTTGGACGTTAAACTATCCAAGATGCTCATTCAGCCCATTGTTGAAAATGCCATAAAACACGGCATTCAATCCATCAAGAAAAATGGTGAAGTGGCATTACATGTGATAACAAATCCTCAAAAAAGCTGTTTACAGATTATTATCATGGATAATGGGAAAGGGATGGACCAAGAAGAATTACAGAACATTCGCCAATATATAGTGGATGTGAAAGGGGATAAGCCTACAGAGGAGCAACATGCCATTGGGTTAAGAAATGTGGATGAAAGAATCAAATACGTTTATGGTGAAGCCTATGGTATAGCAATTGAAAGCGAAAAAAGTAAAGGGACGAAAGTCACGTTAAGTCTACCCTATAAAGACAGTGTGGGAGGATGGTAA